In Microbacterium foliorum, the following proteins share a genomic window:
- the yidD gene encoding membrane protein insertion efficiency factor YidD: MTALPASSIGDAHLQTGDVLRSIPLIPRNLVLGFLTGYRKVISPMYGDVCAYYPSCSAYAVGAVQQHGAVRGAMLSAWRILRCNPWSHGGVDDVRPHQHFRYDLTARGFVVPARKD; this comes from the coding sequence GTGACTGCTCTTCCGGCATCGTCGATCGGCGACGCGCACCTACAGACGGGGGATGTGCTTCGCAGCATCCCGCTGATCCCGAGGAATCTCGTTCTGGGGTTCCTCACCGGGTATCGCAAGGTGATCTCTCCGATGTATGGAGATGTCTGTGCCTATTACCCATCCTGTTCCGCTTACGCTGTAGGTGCGGTGCAACAGCATGGCGCGGTGCGGGGAGCGATGCTCTCGGCATGGCGCATCCTGCGTTGCAATCCCTGGAGCCACGGCGGCGTCGATGACGTCCGTCCGCACCAACACTTCCGTTATGACCTGACCGCTCGCGGTTTCGTCGTCCCTGCCCGAAAGGATTGA